The genome window GTCTTTCACATTCCCGATCTTGGAGGACACGAGCAGGATGTAGGGGTCCTCAAGAACGGCTTCCTGGCGCTCCATGTCGGTAGCGAAGTAGCCGGAGATGTAGCCCTTGTCGAAGCGCATACCTTCGGTGACTTCGAGGTCAACGCCAAAGGTGTTGGACTCTTCAACGGTGATCACGCCGTCTTTGTTGAGCTTGCCGTCGCCCACCTTGTACATGGCCTTGGCGATCAGCTCACCAATGGTCTGGTCGGCGGCAGAAATGCCAGCGGTGGCGGCGATTTCTTCCTCAGTTTCGATGTCCTTAGCGGAATCCAGCAGCTGCTTGGTCACAGCCTTGGTAGCAGCCTGGATACCGCGCTTAATGCCCATCGGGTTGGAGCCCGCAGCAACGTTGCGGAGGCCCTCACGGACGAGCGACTGTGCCAGAACGGTCGCTGTCGTGGTTCCGTCGCCAGCGACGTCGTCGGTCTTCTTCGCAACCTCTTTAACGAGCTCCGCACCGATCTTTTCGTACGGATCCTCAAGTTCGATTTCGCGGGCGATAGTCACACCATCGTTGGTGATCGTGGGAGCGCCCCACTTCTTCTCTAGGACGACGTTGCGGCCCTTTGGCCCTAAAGTCACCTTGACTGCATCAGCAAGGGTGTTGAGTCCCTTTTCCAATCCGCGGCGAGCTTCCTCGTCGAAAGCAATGATCTTGGCCATGAGGCTTTCCGATCCTCCGTTTATGTTGACGACACACGATCCGGCAGCGGCGCCCGCGACGGCACGAGAAATATGTGTCTTCTATTTCTCTCACCACAGCCGGTGAACATTTGTTGTAACTCTCTGGCACTCACAGTCCCGGAGTGCTAACTCTTGTTTAGCAGTCTCGGGCTTAGAGTGCAAGGTTTCTGGTGGAGATGGTTGCAGTCCGACGCTGCCCCTCCCCTCGAGGGCGCTACCCTAGGGAGCATGACTCACGACGCTGCAGACAGCAAAGACACACACTCGACGGATACGGCGAGCATCTATTCTTCCGAGGAAGCCACCCGCTACGTCACCTCACGAATGGACGACGTTCGCTCGTGGTTAACCGAGCTCGTGGGCTGCGCTTCTGTCCACGACTTCGCCGGCCTCGAGGAGGAAACAACCCGCGCCGCAAACTGGGTGGTCGACGCGTTTACGGCCGCCGGCATCCCCGTCGAAAAGCACAAGACTGCCGACGGTTCCACTGCCGTGATTGGCTTGCGCCAGCCCAGCGACGGTATGCCGACCGTCATGCTGTACTCGCATTATGACGTCCAGCCGGCGACTGATACCGACGCCTGGGATTCCGACCCGTGGACGCTCACCGAGCGCAACGGACGGTGGTACGGGCGCGGCACCGCGGATTGCAAAGGCAATGTTGTGATGCACCTCGCGGCTCTCCACGGGCTCAAGGAGTGGGAGGAACTGCACCCGGAAGCACCGAAGCTCGGTATCCGCGTTGTCGTCGAGGGGTCCGAAGAGCGCGGCGGTGCCGGATTGGACGCACTATTAGAGGAGCGTCCCGAGCTTTTTGCTGCCGACGACATTCTGATCGCTGATTCCGGTTCCGATCGTGTTGGCGAACCGGCGCTGTGCACGTCGTTACGCGGTAGCGCAGGGGTAAAAGTCACCCTGCAGACGCTGGAAGGGCCTGTTCACTCGGGACAATTCGGCGGAGCTGCGCCCGATGCCCTTCTGGCGATGATCCACCTTCTCGGCACGCTGCACGATGAGAATGGGCTTCTCGCTGTCGACGGTTTGGACACCTCAGGTCATTGGGATGGTAACCAAGCCGATCCAGAGAATTTCCGTAAAGACGCGTCTGTGCTGGATGGTGTTGAGCTTTACGGAGCGGCCGGCACCACGCATGGCGACGGACCCAGCGTGACCGACCTCACCGTCGCACAGCCAGCCATTACGGTCACGGCTCTGGACGCAGTTCCCACCAAGGACGTCATCAATGCTGTGCCGGCCAGCTGTGCTGCCGTGTTGAACCTGCGTGTGCCCTCGACCATGGATCCCGTGGAGGCGCAGGACACACTCGTCAAGCACTTGGAAAACCATGTGCCGTGGGGTACGCACATCACCATCGAACGCGAGTCGATCGGCGAGCCTTTCCACGCCGACACCTCCGGGCCGCTCCACGCCACCCTCGGCCAGGCCATGACCGACGCTTTCCAGACGGACGTCGTGTACAACGCCTCTGGCGGGTCGATCCCGCTCTGCGCGGGCCTGCTCAAGGCCAATCCCAACGCTGAGCTCGCACTCTTCGGTGTCGAGGAACCCGAAGCGCGGATCCACAGCGCTAACGAGTCGGTTGATCCGTCCGAAATCAAGCACTTCGCGATCGCGGAGTTGCTCTTCCTCGCACGATTCGGGAGGGACTGACCACACCCCACCCACTACCCCCGCTATAACCCCCTCAAGCAGATATTCCGCATGGCGAGAATCTGCATGTTCAGGGGGTATTTTTATGCACTTTTTCTCCAGCTACAGCTCAAGCGCGGCGTCGTTTTACCCCCGATCCACAACCGTGTATCCAAACCATGTTGCGTGGGCCACACGACGTCGATACAGTTGCCACCATGCTTAAGGCGAACCTTAAGGGACTTCGCAACCTCAAGCACTCGGCTCCGGCCACCTCGGGCACCCTCGAGGTCACCGCAGCGTCGGCCCTCATCGCGGCCCCCGCGCTACGAGTACTTAAGGCTAGCGACCTCGGTGGCGAGCAGGACTGACCTCGTCCACCCAGGATTGAGCCCAGAACCCCAGGCCCCGTCAGTCCGCCCGCCCGTGATGGCCACCGCGCTATCACCCCGGCTACAACTGACGATGGCACCGTCCGATAACGACGGATTCGCTCGATCCTGATGGCCCAC of Corynebacterium kroppenstedtii DSM 44385 contains these proteins:
- a CDS encoding dipeptidase gives rise to the protein MTHDAADSKDTHSTDTASIYSSEEATRYVTSRMDDVRSWLTELVGCASVHDFAGLEEETTRAANWVVDAFTAAGIPVEKHKTADGSTAVIGLRQPSDGMPTVMLYSHYDVQPATDTDAWDSDPWTLTERNGRWYGRGTADCKGNVVMHLAALHGLKEWEELHPEAPKLGIRVVVEGSEERGGAGLDALLEERPELFAADDILIADSGSDRVGEPALCTSLRGSAGVKVTLQTLEGPVHSGQFGGAAPDALLAMIHLLGTLHDENGLLAVDGLDTSGHWDGNQADPENFRKDASVLDGVELYGAAGTTHGDGPSVTDLTVAQPAITVTALDAVPTKDVINAVPASCAAVLNLRVPSTMDPVEAQDTLVKHLENHVPWGTHITIERESIGEPFHADTSGPLHATLGQAMTDAFQTDVVYNASGGSIPLCAGLLKANPNAELALFGVEEPEARIHSANESVDPSEIKHFAIAELLFLARFGRD